A genomic stretch from Desulfurococcaceae archaeon MEX13E-LK6-19 includes:
- a CDS encoding methyltransferase domain-containing protein — MLEFSLIMSILLWIFAIIIIWIVFVEVIIRILRHYIHFPVPVFIGRFIDNPIRRRIQSPSKVVGWIDIKNGMLALEIGPGPGTFTIEAAKRAGSNGRIVAIDIEPIMIFKLRDKLRRNNIFNVEPIVGSALDLPFRERVFDRVFMVAVFGELPNKEKALLEIKRVIKDEGLLAIGEFLPDPDCPRRKTVIKWCAKTGFRLVNKYGHLLHYLLIFRKKL, encoded by the coding sequence ATGCTTGAGTTCTCTCTGATTATGTCTATTCTTTTATGGATTTTTGCTATCATAATTATCTGGATTGTTTTTGTTGAGGTTATTATCAGGATTCTGCGTCACTATATTCACTTCCCTGTTCCCGTGTTCATCGGGCGTTTTATCGATAATCCTATTAGGAGAAGAATACAGTCCCCTTCAAAAGTTGTTGGCTGGATCGATATAAAGAATGGTATGCTTGCTCTGGAGATAGGACCTGGCCCTGGTACCTTTACTATCGAAGCAGCTAAACGTGCTGGATCAAATGGGAGAATTGTTGCAATTGATATAGAGCCTATTATGATCTTTAAACTTCGCGATAAACTCAGAAGGAATAATATATTCAATGTAGAACCAATAGTTGGTTCGGCACTAGATCTTCCGTTTAGAGAAAGGGTATTTGATAGAGTTTTTATGGTTGCTGTTTTTGGTGAATTACCTAATAAAGAGAAAGCATTACTTGAAATTAAGAGGGTTATAAAGGATGAAGGTTTGTTGGCGATAGGCGAGTTCCTGCCAGACCCTGATTGCCCGAGAAGAAAAACAGTGATCAAATGGTGTGCGAAGACAGGTTTTAGACTAGTCAACAAATACGGGCACCTATTGCACTACTTGCTTATATTTAGGAAAAAGTTATGA
- a CDS encoding CPBP family intramembrane metalloprotease gives MSKRLTLKYLPFAWSGLVLTVIVFAILGSIVRGDPCLLLKKWGISVDVFAMTMHEIGLLLGLVVTIHLLSKRGVKISDLGMKGGLKATWIAYAVAGFVVAMLLYPAIEAITRVVGIGMFWWSEERFVYSSLMDWCLVIIVAVLLAPIVEELFFRGYLLTAFLERIGSVPLAICISSLVFASIHALIGPGAMIFIFLWSLIPSYLYLRTGSLYPAILMHALNNIFAYMIIPALLQPY, from the coding sequence ATGTCAAAACGCTTGACCCTTAAATACTTGCCTTTTGCTTGGTCGGGACTAGTCCTTACAGTCATTGTATTCGCGATCTTAGGGTCCATAGTTAGGGGTGATCCCTGTCTCTTACTAAAGAAGTGGGGTATTAGTGTCGATGTATTCGCCATGACGATGCATGAAATTGGACTACTACTTGGGTTGGTTGTTACTATACACCTCTTGTCGAAAAGAGGTGTAAAGATATCAGACTTGGGGATGAAGGGTGGTCTCAAAGCGACATGGATTGCATACGCAGTCGCTGGGTTCGTTGTAGCCATGCTCTTGTACCCAGCCATTGAGGCTATTACTAGGGTGGTTGGTATTGGGATGTTTTGGTGGAGTGAAGAGAGATTCGTGTATTCCTCGTTGATGGACTGGTGCCTGGTAATAATTGTCGCCGTCCTACTGGCTCCTATAGTCGAGGAACTGTTTTTCCGCGGCTACTTACTGACTGCGTTCTTAGAGAGAATAGGGAGTGTGCCATTAGCTATCTGTATATCTTCGCTAGTATTCGCTAGCATTCATGCCCTCATAGGACCGGGGGCAATGATATTCATCTTCCTATGGTCTCTAATACCGTCTTATCTATATCTCAGAACAGGTAGCCTATATCCTGCCATCTTAATGCATGCCCTCAATAATATCTTCGCCTACATGATCATCCCAGCACTGCTACAACCATACTAG
- a CDS encoding molybdenum cofactor biosynthesis protein MoaE, with translation MFEGRIVKEEIDINKVVKNIIARTYGEGAGALVVFIGYVKGVVEGHTVNELDYQAYEPYATKKLQEIINEEKEDGVLSIVVYHRVGDLKPGEPTIYVFVSALDRTKAFEKARRILERVKHEVPIFKLEKRDDGEYWVLGDKNRVKREKKEKK, from the coding sequence ATGTTCGAAGGAAGAATAGTTAAAGAAGAAATAGACATCAATAAAGTTGTAAAAAACATAATTGCTAGAACATATGGTGAAGGTGCTGGAGCACTAGTAGTTTTCATAGGTTATGTTAAAGGAGTTGTTGAAGGACATACTGTTAACGAACTTGATTACCAAGCTTACGAACCGTATGCCACGAAGAAACTACAAGAAATTATTAATGAAGAAAAAGAGGATGGCGTTTTGAGTATTGTTGTTTATCATAGAGTAGGTGATTTAAAGCCGGGTGAACCAACCATCTACGTATTCGTATCAGCTCTTGACAGAACGAAAGCATTCGAAAAAGCAAGGAGAATACTGGAAAGAGTAAAACATGAAGTCCCCATATTTAAGCTCGAAAAAAGAGACGATGGCGAATACTGGGTTCTAGGCGATAAAAATAGAGTCAAGAGAGAAAAGAAAGAGAAAAAGTAA
- a CDS encoding BMP family ABC transporter substrate-binding protein, which yields MQYAPKEEVTAAAEYTPPEKVRAAFVYVGPVGDFGWTFQHDIGRRVAEELFGKDWLETTYVESVSEAQLSETIDNLISQGYNVIFTTSFEFMDKTIEAGKKYPDKFFFHCSGYKRYKNVGTYFADLYQIYYLNGLIAGALTKTGKIGYVAAFTIPEVVRHINAFAIGAKEVGEQLGKNITVYVIQIGAWYAPDKARQAAQTLVEQYGVDVIAYTEDSTAIIEWAQNLYETEGKLVYVFSHYSPGYSKGPDVVPSGQLVRWEVIYVDILAKIKAGIYTPYNLENVDYWYLLNTGAVELGAHIYENGSVMMINPKFVPELKNIKVKDKLTGEEVSVYDLVMRRYEEMKNAFMLTPLQLTAVTHKYENIATIKLNYGTEDNPRYIDYPIAAVFDPFTGPLSGYMKDEPSKKVTIPEGQRLGHDDLWEMQWFVDWVVFKGAI from the coding sequence ATGCAGTATGCGCCGAAAGAAGAGGTTACTGCAGCCGCCGAGTATACACCACCAGAGAAAGTCCGTGCAGCGTTTGTCTACGTAGGACCAGTCGGCGACTTCGGATGGACATTCCAGCATGACATTGGTAGAAGAGTTGCTGAGGAGCTCTTCGGCAAAGACTGGCTAGAGACAACATACGTCGAGAGTGTTTCAGAGGCACAGTTGTCAGAGACCATTGACAACCTGATATCACAGGGATACAACGTAATCTTTACAACATCATTCGAGTTCATGGACAAGACCATCGAGGCTGGTAAGAAGTATCCAGACAAGTTCTTCTTCCACTGCAGTGGTTACAAGAGGTACAAGAACGTTGGTACCTACTTCGCAGACCTATACCAGATCTACTACCTCAACGGCCTCATTGCTGGTGCTCTAACAAAGACCGGTAAGATCGGTTACGTAGCAGCTTTCACTATACCCGAGGTAGTCAGGCACATCAACGCCTTTGCTATTGGTGCCAAGGAGGTTGGTGAACAGCTAGGCAAGAACATTACTGTCTACGTAATACAAATCGGTGCCTGGTACGCTCCAGACAAGGCTAGACAAGCCGCACAGACACTAGTAGAGCAGTATGGCGTAGACGTAATCGCCTACACTGAGGACTCAACAGCAATAATTGAGTGGGCTCAGAACCTCTACGAAACCGAGGGCAAGCTAGTCTACGTATTCAGCCACTACAGCCCAGGATACTCCAAGGGACCAGACGTTGTACCCAGCGGACAGCTAGTTAGATGGGAGGTAATCTACGTAGACATCCTAGCAAAGATCAAGGCCGGCATCTACACACCATACAACCTAGAGAACGTTGACTACTGGTACCTACTAAACACTGGTGCTGTTGAGCTAGGTGCCCACATCTACGAGAACGGCAGTGTAATGATGATCAACCCGAAGTTTGTCCCAGAACTCAAGAACATCAAGGTTAAAGACAAGCTAACAGGCGAGGAAGTCAGCGTATACGACTTAGTCATGCGTAGATACGAGGAGATGAAGAACGCCTTCATGCTAACACCACTACAGCTAACAGCTGTAACACACAAGTACGAGAATATTGCTACAATCAAGCTCAACTACGGTACAGAAGACAACCCAAGATACATTGACTACCCAATCGCAGCAGTATTCGACCCATTCACAGGGCCACTAAGCGGATACATGAAGGATGAGCCAAGCAAGAAAGTAACCATACCAGAAGGACAGAGACTAGGTCACGACGACCTCTGGGAGATGCAGTGGTTTGTTGACTGGGTAGTATTCAAGGGAGCCATCTAG
- a CDS encoding MoaD/ThiS family protein — MGVKVKFLALVADIVGVDEDFVEVSSPIKLNDFKEIVYSKYPKLRDLEKRFPIVVLINGVKAEPGQIINDGDEVAFMPPASGG; from the coding sequence ATGGGAGTTAAGGTAAAGTTTCTTGCATTGGTTGCCGATATTGTTGGTGTTGACGAGGATTTTGTAGAGGTTTCTTCACCTATTAAACTTAATGATTTCAAGGAGATTGTTTATAGTAAATATCCTAAGCTAAGAGATCTAGAAAAGAGGTTTCCTATAGTGGTCTTAATAAATGGGGTGAAAGCGGAGCCCGGACAAATAATTAATGATGGTGATGAAGTAGCTTTTATGCCCCCTGCATCGGGTGGATGA